A single window of Micrococcaceae bacterium Sec5.1 DNA harbors:
- a CDS encoding Poxvirus protein I5, which yields MDTAGKSSEKPGISVNRFALFSETILAGVIVLLLSVPLVTAPAAYAAGVAHLERHLSGRDDSLRSLWGNFQRALPGSWKIGITTAAAGVVIVLNLLLALVGQLPGRALILPATLILAAAAAVLLLRTAGNWSGGVIWAGDASRKPVDLPGPQQQWRLAYSQAKADSFRDWSGSLLLLGAVFVAVVFVWMLQALFVIVPGMLILAAAAVKIRAASRAQD from the coding sequence ATGGATACCGCAGGAAAGTCCTCGGAAAAGCCCGGGATTTCAGTCAACCGCTTTGCCCTCTTCTCCGAAACCATCCTCGCCGGAGTTATTGTGCTCCTCCTGTCCGTCCCCTTGGTGACGGCGCCGGCTGCCTATGCTGCCGGCGTCGCACATCTTGAGCGGCACCTCAGCGGAAGGGATGACTCCCTTCGGAGCCTTTGGGGCAACTTCCAGCGTGCGCTTCCCGGCAGTTGGAAGATCGGAATCACGACGGCGGCGGCCGGCGTCGTGATTGTCCTTAACCTGTTGCTCGCACTGGTGGGTCAACTGCCCGGGCGGGCACTGATTCTGCCGGCGACCTTGATTCTGGCGGCCGCAGCCGCCGTGCTCCTGCTCAGGACCGCCGGCAACTGGAGCGGCGGAGTGATCTGGGCGGGCGACGCCAGCCGGAAGCCCGTGGATCTTCCCGGTCCACAGCAGCAGTGGCGGCTTGCCTACTCCCAAGCCAAGGCTGATTCGTTCCGTGATTGGAGCGGTTCGCTGTTGCTCCTCGGGGCCGTTTTCGTGGCGGTCGTTTTCGTGTGGATGCTGCAGGCGCTCTTCGTGATTGTCCCCGGCATGCTGATTCTTGCCGCTGCTGCCGTCAAGATCCGGGCCGCCAGCCGCGCCCAAGACTGA
- a CDS encoding carbohydrate ABC transporter permease, with product MTTMATPTQSTSATSAQEYNPKSESGTVKRIKSIIFHIVALALVGVVLYPALWMVVSSFKPNSEIGGSTTQLWSNNFSFDNFITAMDGIGGVSTLTFFTNSLILAVGAVVGTVLSASVSAYAFARINFPGRGIFFGMMIATLLLPFHVVIIPQYIVFQQLGLVDTYVPLLIGKFLAADAFFVFLMVQFMRGLPAELDEAARIDGAGHVRIFGSIMLPLMKPALISTSIFSFIWSWNDFLGPLLYLNTPEKYPLPLALRLFVDQTQSSDYGAMIAMSVLALLPVLVFFLVFQRYIVEGVSTQGLKG from the coding sequence ATGACAACCATGGCAACCCCCACCCAGTCCACGTCCGCGACGTCGGCCCAGGAGTACAACCCGAAGTCCGAGTCGGGCACGGTCAAGCGCATCAAAAGCATCATCTTCCACATCGTTGCGTTGGCGCTCGTTGGGGTAGTCCTCTACCCGGCTCTGTGGATGGTGGTCTCGTCCTTCAAACCGAACTCCGAAATCGGTGGTTCCACCACCCAGCTGTGGTCCAACAACTTCAGCTTCGACAACTTCATCACAGCCATGGACGGCATCGGCGGGGTGTCCACGCTGACGTTCTTCACCAACTCCCTGATTCTGGCCGTGGGCGCAGTAGTCGGCACCGTCCTTTCAGCGAGCGTCTCGGCGTACGCTTTTGCCCGCATCAACTTCCCCGGCCGCGGAATCTTCTTCGGCATGATGATTGCCACCTTGCTGCTCCCGTTCCACGTGGTGATCATCCCGCAGTACATCGTGTTCCAGCAGCTTGGTCTCGTGGACACCTATGTGCCGCTGTTGATCGGCAAGTTCCTGGCCGCCGACGCGTTCTTCGTCTTCCTGATGGTCCAGTTCATGCGCGGCCTCCCGGCCGAACTGGACGAGGCTGCCCGCATCGACGGCGCCGGACACGTCCGCATCTTCGGGTCCATCATGCTCCCGCTCATGAAGCCGGCATTGATCTCGACGTCGATCTTCTCCTTCATCTGGAGCTGGAACGACTTCCTGGGCCCGCTGCTGTACCTGAACACCCCCGAAAAGTACCCGCTGCCACTGGCTTTGCGGCTCTTCGTGGACCAGACCCAGAGCTCGGATTACGGAGCGATGATCGCGATGTCCGTTCTTGCGCTCCTGCCCGTCTTGGTCTTCTTCCTCGTCTTCCAGCGCTACATCGTCGAAGGCGTTTCAACACAGGGCCTCAAGGGCTGA
- a CDS encoding sugar ABC transporter permease: MTQTPTLSRRSQSSTPSQPRTSRRRGTDARAGYTFLLPWLLGFIALTVGPMISSLYLSFTNYNLFDAPKWIGLDNYATLFQDERFLQSVGVTLSYVVFGTPLKLAAALAIAMLLNSKRKGQGFYRSAFYAPSLIGASVSIAIVWKAMFGDSGPVDEGLSFFGIDLGGWVGNPSMTMPMMILLTVWQFGAPMVIFLAGLKQIPADLYEAASMDGAGPVRKFFNITWPMLSPVIFFNLLMETIHAFQIFASAYIISNGEGGPAGSTLFYTLYLYLRGFSDFRMGYASAMAWLLVIVVGIITLIFFKTSKSWVHYSGDSK, translated from the coding sequence GTGACTCAAACCCCAACCCTGAGCAGGCGTTCCCAGTCGTCCACTCCCTCGCAGCCGCGCACATCGCGGCGGCGAGGGACGGACGCCCGCGCCGGCTACACCTTCCTGCTTCCTTGGCTGCTCGGATTCATTGCCCTGACCGTGGGTCCGATGATTTCCTCGCTGTACCTCTCCTTCACCAACTACAACCTCTTCGATGCCCCCAAGTGGATAGGCCTGGACAACTACGCCACGCTCTTCCAGGACGAACGTTTCCTGCAGTCAGTGGGCGTAACCCTGAGCTACGTAGTGTTCGGTACCCCTCTGAAGCTCGCAGCTGCGCTGGCGATCGCCATGTTGCTGAACAGCAAGCGAAAGGGACAGGGGTTCTACCGTTCCGCGTTCTACGCTCCCTCCCTGATCGGTGCCAGTGTTTCCATCGCAATTGTCTGGAAGGCGATGTTCGGCGATTCCGGTCCTGTGGACGAGGGCCTGTCCTTCTTCGGCATCGACCTCGGCGGCTGGGTGGGCAACCCCTCCATGACGATGCCCATGATGATCCTTCTGACGGTGTGGCAGTTCGGCGCCCCAATGGTGATTTTCCTGGCCGGACTCAAGCAGATTCCTGCCGACCTCTACGAGGCAGCCTCGATGGACGGCGCCGGTCCGGTCCGTAAGTTCTTCAACATCACCTGGCCCATGCTTTCGCCCGTGATTTTCTTCAACTTGCTGATGGAAACCATTCACGCGTTCCAGATCTTCGCCTCGGCCTACATCATCTCCAATGGTGAAGGCGGCCCCGCAGGCTCCACCCTCTTCTACACCCTCTACCTGTACTTGCGCGGTTTCAGCGACTTCCGGATGGGCTACGCCTCGGCCATGGCCTGGCTCCTGGTGATCGTGGTCGGCATCATCACGCTGATCTTCTTCAAGACCTCCAAGTCCTGGGTCCACTACAGCGGTGATTCAAAATGA
- a CDS encoding ABC transporter substrate-binding protein has product MINRRNFLTTVALGTASAAFLSACGQSSSSGKAGSAENPVTITYTWWGNDDRAERTRKAIALFESKNPDVKVNGNFTDFAGYWQKRATEAAGGGLPDVMQWDLSYLRDYGQRNQLLDLGTVKINTDAFDKSLLPSGQIRGKTYGIPTSTNAFAVYYDPAKLKAMGIAEPDGTWNYKEFNSFLAEVGQKGNGTLFGGTDYTGVWWMFNIWLRQNNIQAFTDEGKLGFSKDDLKKWWNTTAQLRGTPAIVGEDKTTQLLPKSPFGSNVTATEVTWDNFMAGYLGDSGAKELKLVPVPSDNSDNLGLFLKPSMLMVASAKTKYKDAAARFIDFMVNDPEVGQIFKTSRGVPASKTQRDGTTFEGTDKLVVDYEKSIEKYLKDAPEPPIVGFGTLESSFKRVSSDLNYGKLTIDGAADAWFKEAEDLIKQNA; this is encoded by the coding sequence ATGATCAATAGAAGGAATTTCCTCACCACGGTTGCCCTTGGCACTGCATCTGCGGCATTCCTGTCCGCCTGCGGCCAGTCTTCGTCGTCCGGCAAGGCGGGTTCAGCCGAGAACCCTGTGACCATCACGTACACCTGGTGGGGCAACGACGACCGTGCCGAGCGCACCCGCAAGGCGATTGCACTCTTCGAGTCCAAGAATCCGGATGTCAAGGTCAACGGAAACTTCACTGACTTCGCTGGATACTGGCAGAAGCGAGCCACGGAAGCCGCTGGTGGTGGTTTGCCGGACGTCATGCAGTGGGACTTGTCCTACCTGCGCGACTACGGCCAGCGGAACCAGCTGCTGGACCTGGGCACCGTAAAAATCAACACCGATGCCTTCGATAAGTCCCTCCTGCCTTCGGGCCAGATCCGCGGCAAGACCTACGGCATACCCACCAGCACCAATGCATTCGCTGTCTACTACGATCCCGCCAAGCTCAAGGCCATGGGCATCGCTGAGCCTGACGGAACGTGGAACTACAAGGAGTTCAACTCTTTCCTTGCTGAGGTGGGCCAGAAGGGCAACGGAACGTTGTTTGGCGGCACCGACTACACCGGTGTTTGGTGGATGTTCAACATCTGGTTGCGCCAAAACAACATTCAGGCCTTCACGGATGAAGGCAAGCTGGGCTTCTCCAAGGACGACCTGAAGAAGTGGTGGAACACCACCGCCCAGCTTCGCGGAACCCCGGCGATCGTTGGCGAAGACAAGACGACGCAGCTGCTGCCGAAGTCCCCGTTCGGCTCAAACGTCACTGCCACGGAAGTCACGTGGGACAACTTCATGGCCGGTTACCTCGGCGATAGCGGCGCCAAGGAACTCAAGCTGGTGCCGGTTCCTTCCGATAACTCGGACAACCTGGGACTCTTTCTCAAGCCCTCAATGCTGATGGTGGCCAGCGCCAAGACCAAGTACAAGGATGCTGCTGCCCGTTTCATCGACTTCATGGTCAACGATCCCGAGGTAGGCCAGATCTTCAAGACCTCCCGTGGTGTTCCGGCATCCAAGACCCAGCGCGACGGAACCACCTTTGAAGGAACAGACAAGCTGGTTGTGGATTACGAAAAGTCCATCGAAAAGTACCTCAAGGATGCTCCGGAGCCGCCCATCGTCGGTTTCGGCACGCTTGAATCCTCTTTCAAGCGCGTCAGCTCTGACCTCAATTACGGCAAACTCACCATCGACGGCGCCGCAGACGCGTGGTTCAAAGAAGCCGAAGACCTCATCAAGCAGAATGCCTGA
- a CDS encoding beta-galactosidase — MNGLAYGGDYNPEQWPEDVRREDIELMKEAGVNFLSVAIFSWGLLEPVEGQYDFDWLDDVMDNLHEAGIKVALATATASPPAWLARKHPEILPVTAEGTRLERGSRRHYTPSSSVYRRYATTMTRVIAERYKNHPALALWHVDNELGCHVGEFYGEEDAAAFRAWLERRYGSIEALNEAWGTAFWSQHYATFEEIIPPGAAPTTLNPGQQLDFARFNSWAFIDYYRALLQVIREVTPNIPATTNFMVSSATKTLDYFDWSKDMDVIANDHYLVAADPEREIELAFSADLTRGVAGGEPWILMEHSTSAVNWQPHNQPKMPGEMLRNSLTHVARGADAVMFFQWRQSKAGSEKFHSAMVPHGGRDTQVWRNVVELGDALSKVESVKGSRVESRVAFVFDYEAWWASELDSHPSQDVKYLETMRAFHRSLYLRGVTADFVHPSDDLSGYNLILVCTLYAVTDAAAASIAAAAERGATVLISYFSGIVDELDHVRLGGYPGAFRELLGIRTEEFHPLFPGSTLTLSDGTVGSLWSEHVHVAESGPAEVLATFTDYPLDGVPALTRRSTGAGAAWYLATLPDADGIDSLTARLLEESGVTAAAEASAGVELVRRRSADGRSFLFAINHTRDDVTVKADGDELLSGARFGGVVPAGAVAVIAED; from the coding sequence ATCAATGGCCTGGCCTACGGCGGCGACTACAACCCTGAGCAGTGGCCGGAAGACGTCCGCCGTGAAGACATCGAGCTCATGAAGGAGGCGGGGGTCAATTTCCTGAGCGTCGCCATCTTCTCCTGGGGCCTGCTGGAACCCGTGGAAGGCCAGTACGATTTCGACTGGCTGGACGACGTCATGGACAACCTCCACGAAGCGGGCATCAAGGTGGCATTGGCTACGGCTACCGCATCACCGCCCGCCTGGCTGGCCAGGAAACACCCGGAAATCCTGCCCGTGACAGCGGAAGGAACAAGGCTGGAACGCGGCTCGCGGCGCCACTACACGCCGTCGTCCTCCGTGTACCGCAGGTACGCGACCACCATGACGCGGGTCATCGCCGAACGCTACAAGAACCACCCGGCGCTGGCATTGTGGCATGTGGACAATGAGCTCGGCTGCCATGTTGGCGAGTTCTACGGCGAAGAAGACGCCGCCGCTTTCCGGGCCTGGCTTGAGCGCCGATACGGATCCATCGAGGCTCTGAACGAGGCTTGGGGAACGGCCTTCTGGTCCCAGCACTACGCCACGTTCGAGGAAATCATCCCGCCCGGAGCCGCCCCCACCACGCTTAACCCGGGCCAGCAGTTGGACTTTGCACGCTTCAATTCATGGGCGTTCATCGATTACTACCGCGCCCTGCTGCAGGTCATTCGCGAAGTCACACCGAACATCCCGGCCACCACGAACTTCATGGTCTCCAGTGCTACCAAAACCCTGGACTACTTTGATTGGTCCAAGGACATGGACGTGATCGCGAACGACCATTACCTGGTGGCTGCCGATCCTGAACGGGAGATTGAACTTGCCTTCAGCGCGGACCTCACGCGCGGCGTGGCCGGCGGCGAGCCGTGGATCCTGATGGAACATTCCACGTCTGCGGTCAACTGGCAGCCCCATAACCAACCGAAAATGCCCGGGGAAATGCTCCGCAACTCCCTGACGCATGTGGCCCGCGGCGCCGACGCCGTCATGTTCTTCCAGTGGCGCCAAAGCAAGGCCGGATCTGAAAAATTCCACTCGGCCATGGTTCCGCACGGCGGACGGGACACACAGGTCTGGCGCAACGTGGTGGAGCTCGGCGATGCCCTGTCCAAGGTGGAATCCGTGAAGGGTTCCCGTGTGGAATCGCGGGTTGCTTTCGTCTTTGATTACGAAGCATGGTGGGCCTCCGAGCTGGATTCGCACCCAAGCCAGGACGTGAAGTACCTGGAAACCATGCGCGCCTTCCACCGTTCCCTCTACCTGCGTGGCGTCACTGCGGACTTCGTCCACCCCTCCGACGACCTCTCCGGCTACAATCTCATTCTGGTCTGCACCCTCTACGCCGTGACGGACGCTGCCGCCGCCTCGATCGCTGCCGCAGCAGAGCGTGGTGCAACGGTCCTCATCAGCTACTTCAGCGGCATCGTGGATGAGCTGGACCACGTTCGGTTGGGTGGCTACCCGGGTGCTTTCCGCGAATTGCTGGGTATCCGAACCGAGGAATTCCACCCGCTTTTCCCGGGCAGCACACTCACACTCAGCGATGGAACAGTTGGTTCCTTGTGGAGCGAGCACGTTCACGTGGCTGAGTCTGGGCCGGCCGAAGTTCTGGCAACCTTTACGGACTACCCGCTCGACGGCGTCCCCGCCCTCACGCGCAGATCCACCGGCGCGGGGGCGGCTTGGTACCTCGCCACACTCCCCGACGCCGACGGCATCGATTCACTGACCGCACGACTGTTGGAGGAATCTGGGGTGACAGCCGCTGCCGAAGCTTCTGCCGGCGTCGAACTCGTCCGACGGCGATCCGCGGACGGCCGCAGCTTCCTCTTCGCCATCAACCACACTCGGGATGACGTGACCGTGAAGGCCGACGGCGACGAACTGCTAAGCGGAGCACGCTTCGGCGGCGTGGTCCCCGCCGGAGCCGTGGCAGTTATCGCAGAGGACTAA
- a CDS encoding extracellular solute-binding protein, which yields MPVFPKGEGIAPAGASAGSSKAHASEPKAKRSKRRLRASAIIAATAAAVLALSACGSGAEQKSADGKVELRFSWWGGDKRAQLTQQAIAAFEAENPNIKIKAEYGDWSGYWDKLATQVAANDAPDIIQMDEKYITEYSTRGALLDLSKYKIDTSKLDEAALNAGKGSKGLTGIAAGINAATILANPAVFKAAGVALPDDKTWTWEDFERIAAEVTANSPKGTYGAAAYGTDEASLGVWLRQNGKSLYTQDGKLGFEPSDVAGYWDFLKELSEKKAVPSASEIVEAEAAPLDQSGLATGKNGMAFWWSNQLPALEKAAGGELQILRFPSKTGKATDTKLWYKASQFWSASSRTKHPEETAKFIDFLTNNVKAGEILLADRGVYPNSDVRDAIAPKLATADTKVVNFISEIQPELGEAPAAPPKGAGAIQEIIKRYSSEVLFNRLSTEEAGKKAVDEMKSAIGA from the coding sequence GTGCCGGTATTTCCAAAGGGTGAAGGAATCGCCCCTGCAGGTGCTTCCGCAGGTTCTTCCAAAGCCCACGCATCGGAACCCAAGGCCAAGCGGTCCAAGCGGCGGCTTCGCGCCTCCGCAATCATCGCTGCCACAGCTGCTGCCGTTCTGGCGCTCAGCGCATGTGGCAGTGGAGCAGAACAAAAGAGTGCCGACGGCAAGGTGGAACTCCGCTTTTCCTGGTGGGGCGGCGACAAGCGGGCGCAATTGACGCAGCAAGCCATCGCGGCTTTTGAAGCCGAGAATCCCAACATCAAGATCAAGGCCGAGTATGGCGACTGGAGTGGCTACTGGGACAAGCTGGCCACCCAAGTTGCTGCCAATGACGCTCCGGATATCATCCAGATGGACGAAAAGTACATCACCGAGTACTCCACTCGTGGAGCGCTCCTGGATCTGTCCAAGTACAAGATCGACACGTCCAAGCTGGACGAAGCCGCGCTGAATGCTGGCAAGGGTTCCAAGGGACTCACTGGTATTGCAGCAGGCATCAACGCTGCCACCATCCTCGCGAACCCGGCTGTTTTCAAGGCTGCGGGCGTCGCTCTTCCGGACGACAAGACCTGGACGTGGGAAGACTTCGAGCGCATTGCCGCGGAGGTCACGGCCAACTCTCCCAAGGGAACCTACGGGGCTGCTGCATACGGTACCGATGAGGCGTCCCTGGGTGTGTGGCTGCGTCAGAACGGCAAGTCACTCTATACCCAGGACGGCAAGCTTGGTTTCGAGCCCTCGGACGTCGCAGGCTACTGGGACTTCCTGAAGGAACTCAGCGAGAAAAAGGCTGTTCCGTCGGCATCGGAAATTGTTGAGGCCGAGGCTGCTCCACTGGATCAGAGTGGCCTGGCAACCGGCAAGAACGGCATGGCGTTCTGGTGGTCCAACCAGTTGCCGGCGCTCGAGAAAGCTGCGGGCGGCGAACTGCAGATCCTTCGTTTCCCCTCCAAGACGGGCAAGGCCACTGATACGAAGCTTTGGTACAAGGCTTCCCAGTTCTGGTCAGCATCCTCCAGGACCAAGCACCCTGAAGAGACGGCCAAGTTCATCGACTTCCTGACGAACAACGTCAAGGCCGGCGAAATTCTGCTGGCTGACCGCGGCGTTTACCCCAACTCGGACGTCCGCGATGCAATCGCTCCCAAACTGGCGACGGCGGACACCAAGGTGGTCAACTTCATCAGTGAGATCCAGCCCGAGCTCGGTGAAGCTCCGGCCGCACCGCCCAAGGGTGCAGGTGCCATTCAGGAAATCATCAAGCGCTACTCCTCGGAAGTCCTGTTCAACAGGCTCTCCACCGAGGAAGCCGGTAAGAAGGCCGTGGACGAGATGAAGTCCGCGATCGGAGCCTAG
- a CDS encoding carbohydrate ABC transporter permease produces the protein MTKIQTLPAAAEGQSSKTSKSPRRRESPGSLAFSRNARIKGLIKHAILILVGGIMIYPLLWMVVSSLRPNDLIFREPGLWLNNLEMSNYTDGWSALTHPFGHYMINSAIVVLGSILGNLISCSMAAYAFARLQFSGKKLFFGIMLLTIMLPFHVVIVPQYILFSQIGWVNTFWPLIVPKLLATDAFFVFLMVQFIRGIPKELDEAARIDGAGHPRIFLRVILPLMVPALATTTIFTFIWTWNDFFGALIYLTDPDMFTVPVALRAFVDSQSATSWGSLFAMSIVSLFPVFLVFLFGQRFLIKGIATTGIK, from the coding sequence ATGACTAAAATCCAGACCCTCCCCGCCGCCGCTGAGGGCCAAAGCAGCAAGACCAGCAAAAGCCCGCGCCGCCGTGAATCGCCAGGAAGCCTGGCTTTCAGCCGGAACGCCCGCATCAAGGGACTCATCAAGCACGCCATCTTGATCCTCGTTGGCGGGATCATGATCTACCCGCTGCTGTGGATGGTTGTTTCCTCGCTGCGGCCCAATGACCTCATCTTCCGCGAACCCGGCCTTTGGCTGAACAACCTGGAAATGAGCAACTACACCGATGGTTGGTCTGCGCTGACGCACCCCTTCGGGCATTACATGATCAACTCCGCCATCGTCGTACTCGGCTCGATCCTCGGAAACCTGATCTCGTGCTCCATGGCCGCCTATGCCTTCGCCCGGCTGCAGTTCAGCGGCAAAAAGCTGTTCTTCGGAATCATGCTGCTGACCATCATGCTGCCATTCCATGTTGTGATCGTGCCGCAGTACATCCTGTTTTCGCAGATCGGTTGGGTGAACACTTTCTGGCCGCTCATCGTGCCAAAGCTCCTGGCCACGGACGCGTTCTTTGTGTTCCTCATGGTCCAGTTCATCCGTGGCATTCCGAAGGAATTGGATGAGGCTGCCCGCATTGACGGCGCCGGCCACCCGAGGATTTTCCTCCGTGTCATTCTGCCTTTGATGGTTCCGGCCCTCGCCACCACCACGATCTTCACTTTCATCTGGACGTGGAACGACTTCTTCGGTGCACTTATCTACCTCACTGATCCGGACATGTTTACGGTCCCCGTAGCGCTTCGCGCTTTCGTTGATTCGCAGTCCGCCACCAGTTGGGGATCGCTCTTCGCGATGTCCATCGTGTCCCTGTTCCCTGTGTTCCTTGTCTTCCTGTTCGGCCAGCGGTTCCTCATCAAAGGCATCGCAACCACCGGCATCAAATAG
- a CDS encoding sugar ABC transporter permease, which produces MSAIGELSTMSRRKGPMTKEEKKANGRDNKAAYVFLLPWLIGLVVITVGPMLMSLYLSFTDYNLLQPPQWVGIDNFVRMFGDARLHNSLRVTFTYVLVGVPLQLAVALVIALVLDKGLRGLPFYRSIFYLPSLLGGSVAVAILWKQIFGTTGLVNQVLAMIGIQGPGWISDPNTALGSIILLHVWTFGSPMIIFLAGLRQIPNMYYEAAEVDGATTLQKFWRITLPMLSPIIFFNLVLQIIGSFQSFTQAFIVSGGNGGPSDSTMFFTLYLYQKGFGQFDMGYASAMAWFLLVIIGAFTAINFIASKYWVFYDD; this is translated from the coding sequence ATGAGCGCCATCGGCGAACTCTCCACGATGTCCCGCCGCAAGGGGCCCATGACCAAGGAGGAGAAGAAAGCGAACGGGCGCGACAACAAGGCCGCCTATGTTTTCCTGCTTCCGTGGCTGATCGGCCTCGTGGTCATCACCGTGGGTCCGATGCTGATGTCGTTGTACCTGTCCTTCACGGACTACAACCTTCTGCAACCACCGCAATGGGTGGGAATCGACAACTTCGTCCGCATGTTCGGCGATGCCCGCCTGCATAATTCCCTGCGCGTCACCTTCACATATGTGCTGGTAGGCGTGCCGCTCCAACTGGCTGTGGCCCTGGTGATCGCGCTGGTCCTGGACAAAGGGCTTCGTGGCCTTCCGTTCTACCGCTCCATCTTCTACTTGCCGTCGTTGCTGGGCGGATCTGTGGCTGTTGCGATTCTTTGGAAACAGATCTTCGGCACCACCGGCCTTGTGAACCAGGTCCTCGCCATGATCGGCATCCAGGGGCCTGGCTGGATCTCGGATCCCAACACGGCGCTCGGCTCCATCATCCTGCTGCACGTCTGGACGTTCGGCAGCCCCATGATCATCTTCCTGGCGGGCCTGCGCCAGATCCCGAACATGTACTACGAGGCCGCTGAAGTTGACGGCGCCACCACCTTGCAGAAGTTCTGGCGGATCACGCTGCCGATGCTGAGCCCCATCATCTTCTTCAACCTGGTGCTGCAAATCATTGGTTCGTTCCAGTCATTCACGCAGGCGTTTATCGTCTCTGGCGGCAACGGCGGACCGTCCGACTCCACCATGTTCTTCACGCTGTACCTGTACCAGAAGGGCTTCGGTCAGTTCGATATGGGCTACGCCTCCGCGATGGCCTGGTTCCTGCTGGTCATTATCGGCGCCTTCACTGCCATCAACTTCATCGCTTCAAAGTATTGGGTGTTCTACGATGACTAA
- a CDS encoding acetylxylan esterase, which translates to MTTADMAAAPTRPSALERYEDWPAYVARHPFAAASPSAQQLADTLGVPAIGPAPEYSVDSETEHDGVITSRLSWQLGFGPRTSAWFVRPAGSIGPLPGILALHCHGGIKSHGAERLVLLPQDEENDADATTGSGFGPVPAQLREKLYGGRSFATWLAQQGFAVLAHDAFMWGSRGFGLETQPWRTAQAVNGRQALWREAGVEPSATDLYNAAAADHEQTVAKAATLLGSSIAGTVAHDDLAALGILASLPGVDAERLGCTGFSGGGGRAMVLAALSPLIRSYVVTCMMTTFASLLPAYLDAHSWLLHSPGLSKLGDWPDLVARSTAGAVLVQYALADELFPEAGMRDADAHLSQLMPPGRYTGSFWPEPHVFSTAMQEEAAAFLSSNLQANAAPGFPTTDPARTAL; encoded by the coding sequence ATGACCACTGCTGACATGGCCGCAGCGCCCACCCGCCCCAGCGCTCTTGAGCGCTACGAGGATTGGCCCGCTTACGTTGCCCGGCATCCCTTCGCGGCAGCCTCTCCAAGTGCCCAGCAGCTTGCCGACACACTCGGAGTTCCAGCTATTGGCCCGGCTCCCGAATACAGCGTGGACTCGGAAACCGAACACGACGGCGTCATCACCTCCCGCCTGTCGTGGCAGCTTGGATTCGGGCCAAGAACCTCGGCTTGGTTCGTGCGGCCGGCTGGCTCCATAGGCCCGCTGCCCGGGATACTGGCTCTTCACTGCCATGGTGGGATCAAATCCCATGGCGCGGAGCGGCTGGTGTTACTTCCACAAGACGAAGAGAACGACGCCGACGCCACCACGGGGAGCGGGTTCGGTCCCGTGCCGGCCCAGTTGCGGGAAAAGCTCTACGGTGGGCGGTCCTTCGCTACGTGGCTTGCCCAGCAGGGTTTCGCCGTCCTGGCGCACGACGCCTTCATGTGGGGCAGTCGCGGCTTCGGCCTGGAAACCCAGCCGTGGCGGACGGCCCAGGCCGTCAACGGCCGGCAGGCACTGTGGCGGGAGGCCGGCGTCGAACCTTCCGCGACGGATCTTTACAACGCAGCGGCGGCGGACCACGAACAGACTGTGGCGAAAGCCGCGACGCTCCTGGGCAGCAGCATCGCCGGAACGGTGGCGCATGATGATCTCGCGGCGCTTGGCATCCTGGCGTCCCTCCCTGGAGTGGATGCGGAACGCCTTGGATGCACAGGATTTTCAGGTGGAGGCGGCCGGGCCATGGTGCTCGCCGCGCTCAGTCCCCTGATCCGCAGCTATGTGGTCACGTGCATGATGACCACCTTCGCTTCACTCCTCCCCGCCTACCTCGACGCACATTCCTGGCTGCTCCACTCCCCCGGCCTGTCAAAGCTTGGGGATTGGCCGGATCTTGTGGCGCGTTCAACTGCCGGCGCTGTCCTGGTCCAGTACGCACTTGCCGACGAACTGTTTCCAGAGGCAGGAATGCGCGACGCAGATGCCCACCTTTCGCAGCTGATGCCGCCAGGGCGGTACACAGGCAGCTTTTGGCCCGAGCCCCATGTTTTTTCCACCGCCATGCAGGAAGAGGCGGCAGCTTTTCTCTCCTCCAACCTCCAGGCCAACGCAGCCCCTGGTTTCCCCACAACTGATCCCGCTAGGACAGCACTATGA